The DNA region AAAATATTACACAAAACAAATCTCTACACATATCAAACTTCCCCTGACAAACCGGAGGAAGGTGGGGATGACGTCAAGTCATCATGCCCCTTATGTCCAGGGCTTCACACGTGCTACATTGGCGCATACAGAGGGCTGCGATACCGCGAGGTGGAGCGAATCCCAAAAAGTGCGTCTCGGTTCGGATTGAAGGCTGAAACTCGCCTTCATGAAGGCGGAGTTGCTAGTAATCCCAGATCAGCAATGCTGGGGTGAATACGTTCCCGGGTCTTGTACACACCGCCCGTCACACCACGAAAGCACGCAACACCCGAAGTCGGTGAGCTAACTCGCAAGAGAGGCAGCCGCCGAAGGTGGGGCTCGTGATTGGGGTGAAGTCGTAACAAGGTAGCCGTACCGGAAGGTGCGGCTGGATCACCTCCTTTCTAGGGAGCTTCTAGCGGCCATCAGGCCGCATATACATGAAGTGATCGCCTGCCGGCGCCGTGCTGAATACTTCAGCGCCCAGCCGCCAGAGCGTTCCTGAAATGTCGACTGAATCTGGTCAGAGTCTCCTGAAACAGAGACCAATCACGCTGTTGAGTTTTGAGGGACCACTCGAAGGGGTGAGCTCTTGAAGCTCTGCTCCGTCGGGCGCGTCGCCTGCGGACCTTGAAAACTGCACAGGCCAAGCAATTCAATAAACGAAGGCGGAAAATGTAAATCGCCGAGCGAAGGAGCCGTGTTGTTTTCGAACACTACGGATCTGGAGCTCTAAGTGATCACCGTCAAGATAGTAAGGGCACACGGTGGATGCCTTGGCATCTGAAGCCGAAGAAAGACGTGAACGGCTGCGATAAGCCGCGGAGAGGAGCTGAATATCCTTTGACCCGCGGATCTCTGAATGGGTAAACCCAGCGCTGGTAATGCAGCGTTATCCCACACTGAATACATAGGTGTGCGGAAGGTAAGCGGGGGAACTGACACATCTCAGTACCCCGAGGAAAGTAAATCAACCGAGACTCCCCTAGTAGCGGCGAGCGAAAAGGGATCAGCCTAAACCTCATACGTGTAAGCAACCACGCGTTGCGTATGAGGGGTCGTAGGACATTTTGTCCTGGAAGTGGTTTTCCAGGCGTGAGTTACAAAGCTGCAGTTAGTGGAAGCTGTTGGAATCCAGCGCCACAGCGGGTGATAGCCCCGTACGCGAAAACTGGCAGTCTCACGATAGATGTTCCTGAGTAAGACCGTGCACGTGAAACGCGGTCTGAACCCGGGGGGACCACCCTCCAAGGCTAAGTACTTCCAGATGACCGATAGCGGACAAGTACCGTGAGGGAAAGGTGAAAAGTCCCCCAGACGGGGAGTGAAATAGTACCTGAAACCGCGTGCCTACAAGCGGTCGGAGCACCTTTAGGGTGTGACGGCGTGCTTTTTGCATAACGAGCCGGCGAGTTACTCGTCATTGGCAAGGTTAAGTGATGAACGGAGCCGCAGCGAAAGCGAGTCCGAATAGGGCGACTTAGTCAATGGCGGTAGACCCGAAACCGGGCGAGCTATCCATGGCCAGGCTGAAGCGAGGGTAAGACTTCGTGGAGGGCCGAACCCACCTGGGTTGAAAACCGGGGGGATGAGCTGTGGATTGGAGTGAAAGGCTAAACAAGCCCGGAGATATCTGGTTCTCTCCGAAATATATTTAGGTATAGCCTCGAGTAAATTGCGTGATGGCCGTAGAGCACTGTTTGGACTAGGGGTCTTACCGGATTACCGACTTCAGGCAAACTCCGAAGACCATCACGTTTACCTCGGGAGTCAGTTGCTGGGGGATAAACTTCAGCGTCAAAAGGGAAACAGCCCAGACCACCGTCTAAGGTCCCCAAGTTCTAGTTAAGTGGAAAACGATGTCTGAGTGCACAGACAGCCAGGAGGTTGGCTTAGAGGCAGCCACCCTTTAAAGAGTGCGTAACAGCTCACTGGTCAAGTGTTCAGGCGCGGATAATTCAACGGGGCTCAAACTAGACACCGAAGACGTGGATGCACAGATTTATCTGTGCGTGGTAGGAGAGCGTTCTCAAGGCTTTGAAGCAGTCGCGGAAGCGTATTGTGGAGCGTTGAGAAGTGAGAATGCCGGCATAAGTAACGAAATGAGAGTGAGAATCTCTCACACCGATTGTCCAAGGATTCCTGAGTAAAGCTCGTCTTCTCAGGGTTAGTCTGGACCTAAGGCGAGGCCGAAAGGCGTAGTCGATGGATAACAGGTTGATATTCCTGTACCGCGTCGCACCCGTTTGACCGATGGGGGGACGTAGAAGGCTAGGAGAACCCAGGCGATGGTAGTCCTGGGGTAAGCATGTAGGGGCGGCACCAGTTAAATGCGGCGCTGCGATAACCCGAGGTGCGATGCCAGCTGGCTTTACTGCCGGCGAGTCTCTGACGCCACACTACCGAGAAAATCCTCTAGGGAGGATGCACGCGCCAGTACCAAAACCGACACAGGTGGACAAGTAGAAAATACTAAGGTGATCGAGATAACCATCGTTAAGGAACTCGGCAAAATCGTCCCGTAACTTCGGGAGAAGGGACGCCCTATTACCGTGACGCCATTTACTGGTTGAGCGGGAGGGGGCCGCAGTGAATTGGCCCAACCGACTGTTTACCAAAAACACAGCTCTCTGCTAAGTCGTAAGACGACGTATAGGGGGTGACTCCTGCCCGGTGCTGGAAGGTTACGTGGAGGTGTTAGAGCTTGCTCGAAGCACTGAAACTAAGCCCCAGTAAACGGCGGCCGTAACTATAACGGTCCTAAGGTAATCAACACGGTTGCCCCTCACATCAGTGATGGTGTGAGTGGAACTGGCTATATGCTGGGAAATCTGAGTATCTCGCGGTACTAGTTCAGGGCTCATTCATGGGCGCTGAGCAGTGAAAATCCGACGAGTGCAGACAATCAGCAGGAAAGGCTTTGGAGCACTTATGTTCCCCTTATCCGGGGAAATACCGTTCCGAAGAATCCTCAGAGACTGTACGCCAGTCACCTCCTTTCCACAAGGAGATGAAGATACAGTCCGTTCTGCGCGGCGACGCGTAGAGGTCGATAGAAATAGTCGACCCGCCTGGGTCACACGCCCATAGAACGTGTGAGTAAACCCCAGGTCCAAGCCACACGCAGTTCAAAGGAAGTGTGGTTAGTAACAGATAGAGCGAAAGTCCTTGTCGGGTAAGTTCCGACCTGCACGACTGGAGTAACGAGTTGGGCGCTGTCTCAACGATGGGCTCGGTGAAATTGCAGTCTCGGTGAAGATGCCGAGTACCCGCGGTAAGACGGAAAGACCCCGTGCACCTTTACTACACCCTGATATTGGAATATGGAGCATTTTGCTCAGGATAGGTGGGAAGCTTTGAAGCGTCGGCTTTGGCCGGCGTGGAGCTAACCTTGAGATACCACCCTGAATGTTTTGTGTTTCTAACGGGTTGCCGTGAATCCGGCATCCGAACAGTGTCAGGCGGGTAGTTTGACTGGGGCGGTCGCCTCCTAAAGTGTAACGGAGGCGCCCAAAGGTTCCCTCAGGCTGAATGGAAACCAGCCGAAGAGTGCAAAGGCATAAGGGAGCTTGACTGCGAGACCCACAAGTCATGTCGGCTCGTCACATCCTGGGGCTGGAGTTGGTCCCAAGGGTTGGGCTGTTCGCCCATTAAAGTGGCACGCGAGCTGGGTTCAGAACGTCGTGAGACAGTTCGGTCCCTATCTACCGTGGGCGTTGGAGAATTGAGTGGAGTTGCCCCTAGTACGAGAGGACCGGGGTGAACAGTCCTCTGGTGTAGCAGTTGTTCTGCCAAGAGCATCGCTGCTTAGCTACGACTGGACCGGATAACCGCTGAAAGCATCTAAGCGGGAAGCCGACCACGAGATGAGTTCTCCCATCGCTTTAAGCGAGTAAGAGTCCTGGAAGACCACCAGGTTGATAGGCCAGCAGTGGAAGAGCGGTAACGCTTGTAGCTGACTGGTACTAATCGCTCGAGGGCTTGACGGATATTTTTACTTCTCTTCGGAGAAGCAAACATCACGCGATTTACGTTTTTCGGCTTCGTTTCTGAGTTGTGTTACAAAGGCTTGTGCAGTTTTCAGGGCCCGCGGGCGCCCGGCGTTCTAGACGCTTGCGGCAGCCACGTGCGGTTCCTTCCAATTTCCAGTGGTTATAGCGTCGGGGAAACACCTCTTCCCATTCCGAACAGAGCAGTTAAGCCCGACAGCGCCGATGGTACTTGTCTCGCAAGGGACCGGGAGAGTAGGACGCCGCTGGTTCTTCATTAGAAAGAACGCGAAGGAGCCGTCACTTATGTGGCGGCTTTTTTGTTGCCTGAAGCGCTCTGAACGAGCAGCACAATTTGCACTCTGTTGTCGAGATCGAGCTCCTCAAGGAGCCTCGAAACGTGGGCCTTTACCGTTGCAGCGCTCATGAGCAACTGCTCGCGATCTCCTGTGAGATTCCTTGACCGACGGCTTCGGCGACTTCGCGCTCACGCGGGCTGAGCTGATAAGAACGGCAACCCCAACTGGCCCCGCCGCGAACAGCCCGATGAGTTGCTTGGCGATTCCGGGCGAGAGCCAACTGTCGCCGGTCGCCACCGTGGAGATTGCGCGGTCGATGTCCTCCGGAGCGCTGCTCTTGAGTGAGTAGGTCTGAACTTCCGTCTCGCCGCCACGCTTCGACTGACGGAACCGCCTACTTCTTGACCAGAGACGACGGGTGCGACTTGAGCCAGCTGCGCAACGCGAAATACGCGGGGCGCGGCTTGCCAGTTACATCCATCAGGCCTGAGTCCCAGAGGTATGGCTTGCGCTTCAGCTGATCCGTTCCGTACCAGCTGTAGAGGTACACGCGCTTGATCCGTCGGTCGCCCAATGAGAGTTTCAGGCTGGCGCGGACGCCCTGCGCCGCGCGGCTGACGTTGGGGGAATAAACCGACCCCAGCGCCACGATGCCACCGACTTCTGTGAGCCAGACTTCTCCGGGAACGGCTTTGACGAACTTTCTCGTGTTGCTGTTGCGGTAAGAGCGATTGCGGTTCGCGTCGATGTAGCTGTGCAGACCCCAAAGCTTGGGCTTGTAGGCCGTCTTGCGGAACGCCGCGATCCAGGGCAGCATGTTGGGCTGGTCCAGAACGTCGGCCGCGACGATCTTGCAGTTCGTGCAGATCTTGCGCGCCGCGTTGTAGAACTGAGCCGCTCGCCTGGGGTAGTTCTTGGTCGGTTGCGAGCGGTGGTTCGCCTCGTTCCAAGGCGTGAAGGTTTTGAGCTCGGGGTAGTCCTTCCGCAAGTACTTCAGCGACTTCTGGAAGTTTGAGACTGATGGGAGCTTCGTCGGATAGCGCAGCGAACGGTTGAAGGCAATGTTCGGTTCGACGCCGGCGGCCTTGGCAGCTTCCATCCATGCCTTTAGGTCCGCCCGCTGAACGGGGTCGTAGCGGTAGTCGTACGGGATGATCTTACGTGCGATTTTCGTCTTCAGTGATACGTAATTGGGGTCGGTGAACATGGCGTAGCCGTTCTCGCCGATGCCGACGGTGGGGGCGTAGTTCTTGGCCGAGGCGCTGCCGCATCCTGCGGTCGCCAGAAGTGCGACTGCGAGGAGCCCGATAACTGAGGTGCGTGTGATTTGCCGAGTCATGTATTTCATTCAACCCGCGCTTACCCACGGTGTTGCTGTCTGATGCGTAGCTAGGCTCCGCTCAATGCCAGTGCAATACGTGATTGACGCGTTCGAGCGTGGTCCTTTCACCGGGAATCCGGCGGCAGTTGTGCCGCTCGAAGAGTGGCCCGAGGATTCGACACTTCGGGCGATCGCGGCGCAGAACAATCTTTCCGAGACTGCGTACCTGATCGATAGGGGCACGGTAATCGATCTTCGATGGTTCACGCCCTCACAGGAAATCGAACTTTGTGGTCACGCGACACTCGCGAGCGCTCACGCGTTGTATGCCGAACTCGGGGATTCGCGTGATGAGCTGCGGTTTCAGACGAGAGGGGGCGAACTGATCGTGACTCGTGACGGCGCTGGCTATCGGATGGACTTTCCGGCTGCGCCGCCGCGAGCGGAGCCGGTTGAGGCAGATGTGGCTCGCGCAGCGCTCGACTCGATCGGGCAAGATCTCGGTGAAGTGTTGGAGACGGACGGCTACCTGTTCGTCGTTCTGGAGGATCCGGCTGCGGTACGCGCTATTGAGGCAGACACGGCAGCGATCGCGAAGCTTCCGCGCGGGCACATCTATGCGTCGGCGCCGGGCGATGAGGGATTTGACATCGTCGATCGAGTGTTTGCGCCGGGAGTCGGGATACCCGAGGATCCGGCGACCGGTTCGGCGCACTGTTCATTCACGCCCTATTGGGCAGAGCGCCTCGGCAAGATTGAAGTGACGGCATTCCAGGCGTCTGAGCGCGGCGGGTACTTCAAGTGCCGGTGGCGCGAGCCTGACGGTCGCGTGGACCTGATCGGAAGCTGTC from Solirubrobacterales bacterium includes:
- a CDS encoding PhzF family phenazine biosynthesis protein, whose product is MPVQYVIDAFERGPFTGNPAAVVPLEEWPEDSTLRAIAAQNNLSETAYLIDRGTVIDLRWFTPSQEIELCGHATLASAHALYAELGDSRDELRFQTRGGELIVTRDGAGYRMDFPAAPPRAEPVEADVARAALDSIGQDLGEVLETDGYLFVVLEDPAAVRAIEADTAAIAKLPRGHIYASAPGDEGFDIVDRVFAPGVGIPEDPATGSAHCSFTPYWAERLGKIEVTAFQASERGGYFKCRWREPDGRVDLIGSCRTFLRGEISL